One Aspergillus oryzae RIB40 DNA, chromosome 2 genomic window carries:
- a CDS encoding uncharacterized protein (predicted protein) yields the protein MYTSIYFILNTLLASNLASQTYASPFQPQVDQIRVPEPVSPNTHWPNFNDIISQVTQPTEKEESLSGSLGLRYGSCYYIENRQGDTLGSDGGVYSYYKFGSSKRIFQVWYSRGFPWKDGSSYQLVPDGGKFYLWDPKGSSVTNGGSWIATNLGGNTYPGFYSYYYYLHFKGRRDDHGSGAMPQSENEMHMMGSRYPVTLEIAKVEPPNGIPNYKGLTISNGYLQNRNNEDSVDVRFHEVSCPVDGADD from the coding sequence ATGTACACATCCATCTACTTCATTCTAAATACTCTCCTGGCCTCGAACCTGGCCAGCCAAACCTACGCCAGTCCGTTCCAACCCCAGGTTGACCAAATCCGCGTCCCTGAACCCGTCAGTCCCAATACGCACTGGCCCAATTTCAATGACATTATCTCCCAAGTGACCCAGCCtaccgaaaaagaagaatcccTCTCTGGCTCACTGGGTCTGCGCTATGGCAGCTGCTACTACATCGAGAACCGACAAGGTGACACCCTAGGCTCAGACGGTGGGGTCTACAGCTACTACAAATTCGGAAGTTCCAAGAGAATCTTCCAAGTGTGGTATTCCAGAGGCTTTCcctggaaagatggaagTTCGTATCAATTGGTGCCGGACGGCGGGAAATTCTACCTGTGGGATCCGAAGGGAAGCAGCGTGACCAACGGCGGAAGTTGGATTGCAACCAACCTCGGCGGCAACACGTATCCTGGATTTTACAGTTACTACTATTACCTCCATTTCAAGGGTCGCCGTGATGATCACGGATCTGGGGCTATGCCACAGAGCGAAAACGAGATGCATATGATGGGGTCTCGGTATCCTGTTACGTTGGAAATTGCTAAGGTCGAGCCTCCTAATGGCATTCCTAATTACAAGGGATTGACGATTTCCAACGGCTACCTCCAGAATCGGAATAACGAGGATTCGGTTGATGTTCGCTTCCATGAGGTCTCTTGTCCTGTGGATGGAGCTGATGACTAG
- a CDS encoding uncharacterized protein (Na+/H+ antiporter), producing MKVPSSYVHIVLRGGSVIDSSHSIKASISFFSAIYLYNSSKDGIWVKLSPPFLLAFPLDLLALTRLVIGIQLVKVGYQLPKRYIKQRSIELTFCLLPLMGIGWVITSSCIMLMVPNLSFLAALIIGSCVTCTDPILSQAIAKGPFADKYVRRHLREFISSEAGGNDGFGFTFLLLAVSLLRYAETPANAESLREFDLVRGIPDVLGAADVGRFGGGVGKALKHWVHDSQTLGHSPEEVCELR from the exons ATGAAAGTCCCCAGCAGT TATGTCCACATTGTTTTGAGAGGTGGCTCGGTAATAGACAGCTCACATTCCATCAAGGCCTctatatccttcttttcgGCTATATATCTCTACAATTCAAGCAAAGATGGTATCTGGGTGAAGCTC TCCCCGCCTTTCTTGTTGGCATTTCCTTTGGACCTTTTG GCCTTGACACGCTTGGTTATCGGGATTCAATTGGTTAAAGTTGGATACCAATTGCCAAAGCGATACATAAAGCAGCGCTCCATCGAACTCACCTTCTGTCTACTTCCCCTCATGGGGATAGGGTGGGTTATAACATCTTCATGCATCATGCTCATGGTTCCTAACCTCTCATTT CTCGCTGCGTTGATCATCGGCTCGTGTGTAACATGCACTGATCCCATTCTATCACAAGCAATTGCCAAAGGTCCGTTTGCTGACAAGTACGTCCGTCGGCATCTCCGTGAATTCATTTCTTCCGAGGCGGGTGGAAATGATGGGTTCGGGTTTACCTTTCTATTACTGGCCGTCTCGCTCTTGCGGTACGCCGAGACTCCTGCAAATGCCGAGAGCTTACGAGAATTTGACCTGGTTCGGGGAATCCCAGACGTTCTCGGCGCCGCTGATGTCGGTCGCTTTGGTGGTGGCGTCGGTAAGGCATTGAAGCATTG GGTTCATGACTCGCAAACTCTTGGTCATAGCCCTGAAGAGGTATGTGAGCTTCGATGA
- a CDS encoding uncharacterized protein (Na+/H+ antiporter), producing MLVVGTCGCVGSDETLACFIAGSFLNWDGVYNSEMQARHDTFNPTLKTLLNFGTFMYLGAVMPWEQFHMPHDTGITLPRLFGLGFLILVLRRIPTILLGYRFIPAVCHDWTEALFMGYFGPIGIGAISYVEYARRLFPDSGESDNEINNLTAAMIPEV from the exons ATGCTAGTCGTCGGCACCTGCGGTTGCGTCGGCTCAGACGAGACCCTTGCCTGCTTCATCGCCGGGAGTTTCTTGAACTGGGATGGCGTGTACAACTCCGAGATGCAGGCTCGCCATGACACTTTTAACCCTACACTCAAAACCCTCTTAAACTTCGGCACCTTTATGTACCTCGGGGCCGTCATGCCGTGGGAGCAATTTCATATGCCCCACGACACTGGGATCACACTTCCGCGACTATTCGGCTTGGGCTTTTTGATTCTAGTCCTTCGTCGGATCCCAACAATCCTCCTTGGATACCGATTCATACCTGCCGTCTGCCATGACTGGACTGAGGCTTTGTTCATGGGTTACTTTGGCCCGATCG GTATCGGCGCAATCTCATACGTAGAATATGCCCGTCGACTCTTTCCCGATTCAGGAGAAAGCGACAATGAGATCAATAACCTAACCGCAGCAATGATACCTG AGGTATGA
- the acuF gene encoding phosphoenolpyruvate carboxykinase PCK1 (phosphoenolpyruvate carboxykinase (ATP)), which yields MVATSVNRTALHPGGVQPGKGHTELEEELHEHAHIDYERVAIIANPAVPALYEDALVYETGTAITSSGALTAYSGAKTGRSPSDKRIVKEESSEQDIWWGPVNKPMTPDVWRINRERAVDYLNTRNRIYVIDGFAGWDERYRISVRVVCARAYHALFMRNMLIRPSQEELKHFHPDYVIYNAGSFPANRFTEGMTSATSVAINFAEKEMVILGTEYAGEMKKGVFTVLFYEMPVKHNVLTLHSSANEGKNGDVTVFFGLSGTGKTTLSADPNRALIGDDEHCWTDRGVFNIEGGCYAKCIGLSAEKEPDIFNAIRFGSVLENVVFDPISRVVNYDDSTLTENTRCAYPIEYIDNAKIPCISDKHPTNIILLTCDARGVLPPISKLTTEQTMFHFISGYTSKMAGTEDGVTEPQATFSSCFAQPFLALHPMRYATMLAEKISQHKANAWLLNTGWVGAGATTGGKRCPLKYTRAILDAIHSGELANAEYEVYDVFNLHVPKSCPNVPSELLNPKNSWTASTSFKDEVNKLAKLFNENFTKYADQATKEVIEAGPVVA from the exons ATGGTTGCCACATCTGTGAATCGCACTGCTCTGCACCCTGGTGGTGTCCA GCCTGGCAAGGGTCACActgagctggaggaagagcttcACGAGCACGCTCACATTGATTACGAGCGTGTCGCTATT ATCGCTAACCCTGCCGTCCCTGCTCTTTACGAAGATGCTCTTGTCTATGAGACTGGTACTGCTATCACATCGTCAGGTGCTCTGACTGCATACTCTGGTGCCAAAACTGGTCGTTCCCCTTCGGATAAGCGTATCGTGAAGGAGGAATCTTCTGAGCAGGATATTTGGTGGGGACCCGTTAACAAGCCTATGACTCCCGAT GTCTGGCGTATCAACCGTGAGCGTGCTGTCGACTACCTCAACACCCGCAACCGTATCTATGTCATTGATGGTTTCGCCGGCTGGGATGAGAGATACCGCATCAGCGTCCGTGTTGTCTGCGCTCGTGCCTACCATGCCCTCTTCATGAGGAACATGCTTATCCGCCCTTCCCAAGAGGAGCTCAAGCACTTCCACCCCGACTATGTCATCTACAACGCCGGTTCTTTCCCTGCCAACCGTTTCACTGAGGGTATGACCTCTGCTACCTCCGTCGCCATCAACTTtgccgagaaggaaatggttATCCTGGGTACCGAGTATGctggagagatgaagaagggtgtTTTCACCGTCCTGTTCTACGAGATGCCCGTCAAGCACAACGTCCTGACCCTCCACTCTTCTGCCAACGAGGGTAAGAATGGTGATGTTACCGTTTTCTTCGGTCTTTCCGGAACTGGCAAGACTACTCTTTCTGCCGACCCTAACCGTGCCCTGATTGGTGACGACGAGCACTGCTGGACCGACCGTGGTGTCTTCAACATTGAGGGTGGTTGCTACGCCAAGTGCATTGGTCTCTCCGCCGAGAAGGAGCCCGATATTTTCAACGCCATCCGCTTCGGATCCGTCCTCGAGAACGTTGTTTTCGACCCCATCAGCCGTGTTGTCAACTACGATGACTCGACTTTGACTGAGAACACCCGCTGTGCTTACCCCATTGAGTACATCGATAACGCCAAGATTCCTTGCATCTCTGACAAGCACCCTACaaacatcatcctcctcactTGTGACGCTCGCGGTGTCCTTCCTCCGATCTCGAAGCTTACTACCGAGCAGACCATGTTCCACTTCATCTCTGGTTACACCTCCAAGATGGCCGGTACTGAGGACGGTGTGACTGAGCCCCAGGCCACTTTCTCCTCTTGCTTCGCCCAgcctttcttggctctcCACCCCATGCGCTACGCTACCATGCTGGCTGAGAAGATCTCGCAGCACAAGGCCAATGCTTGGTTGCTCAACACCGGCTGGGTTGGCGCTGGCGCCACCACTGGCGGTAAGCGTTGCCCTCTCAAGTACACCCGTGCCATCTTGGACGCCATCCACAGCGGCGAGTTGGCCAACGCCGAGTACGAGGTCTACGATGTTTTCAACCTTCACGTGCCCAAGAGCTGCCCCAACGTTCCCTCTGAGCTTCTGAACCCCAAGAACAGCTGGACTGCATCCACCAGCTTCAAGGACGAGGTCAACAAGCTCGCCAAGCTGTTCAACGAGAACTTCACCAAGTACGCCGACCAGGCAACAAAGGAGGTCATCGAGGCTGGCCCAGTCGTGGCATAA